In Euwallacea fornicatus isolate EFF26 chromosome 2, ASM4011564v1, whole genome shotgun sequence, one genomic interval encodes:
- the LOC136348595 gene encoding COMM domain-containing protein 2, protein MLISLRNDHRDHLKLLLSQPEQVVADFCKLTVDYIQKGPSPKLYNTAASKLNVTPDAILNCVYGLVNLLLVAYKHQLSEADFRDSLLTLGFSEELTPILIQFYEKNKSEVLKLKSRGLSEPHYDDLQWRLEVQLGSRALLEQVTPLIAMDLTLKTEQGAEAHIEHKLLQTDITNLLHIANELEKALSESRSRHSRKVQRVLSNYTQNG, encoded by the exons ATGTTGATTTCCTTGAGAAATGACCACAGAGACCATTTAAAATTGCTCCTCTCTCAACCGGAACAAG TTGTTGcagatttttgcaaattaactGTCGACTACATTCAAAAAGGTCCCAGCCCTAAATTATACAATACAGCAGCTTCGAAATTAAATGTAACTCCTGATGCCATACTGAACTGTGTGTATGGCTTAGTAAATTTGTTGTTAGTGGCCTATAAGCATCAG TTAAGTGAAGCAGACTTTAGAGACTCCCTCCTCACTTTAGGTTTTTCTGAAGAGTTAACTCCAATATTAATCCAGTTTTATGAAAAGAATAAAAGTGAggttttgaaattaaagagTAGGGGTTTATCTGAGCCACATTATGATGATTTACAGTGGCGGCTAGAAGTACAA TTGGGCTCAAGAGCTCTTCTTGAGCAAGTGACTCCGCTGATTGCTATGGACCTCACATTAAAAACTGAGCAAGGGGCAGAAGCTCATATTGAACATAAGTTACTCCAAACTGATATTACAAATCTGCTACACATTGCGAATGAATTAGAGAAAGCTTTGAGTGAATCTAGAAGCAGGCATTCCAGGAAAGTTCAAAGGGTTTTAAGTAACTATACTCAGAATGGTTaa